A genomic segment from Rhizoctonia solani chromosome 11, complete sequence encodes:
- a CDS encoding GMC oxidoreductase codes for MRLRVRAGNLRKSDEVPEHLSWSALSAADGESFQQKFFNLTLKEAAWEEYDIIIVGSGIGGGILANDLYDTNSRLGKNAKRILLLERGGLVFHSHCLNTARPAGLANDRGQQNDTFFKQFKRQYLFEPKLEKEDAEIPGDPKRDPKQQDPWSGGAMYCLGGRSAAWGLFAPRVHDSVLRDKYHSQVYQDLREQYYDKAERLMLVSLPTTRRAHQHVMDRLTSKCQEVEPSVQWQWGRIASEFKDDRNFDFAEGAYSTIDKILEIAMSRPKTDVQSRSGDDVFTEHKYFKTVLNADVRSLNFDTNGAVTGVNVKAANGENTTINVRNPGKGVENGKVVLCAGSVHSPAILLRSDHTKAKIQDGKYNALHLTDHNILFFQASFRYTNPALREELGAMKLQTYAKIDNQIVLFNMSIDASSFLPRGKSPDPKLPKFIFVIMLQDELVKDNSIVLENDEPKIRLNRRNMPLSEEKMRKFILAAMKALVGSAGLEFVDFEDLKADSKFNDVNDKKFLKKIDIGYLPLGGVAHELGTLPMVSKLESDAFCLDSNLRVRPEICDGVYVCDLSCFPHSPAANPTLTLAALAIRLSRHLNERLRVKVQDNTRVYTVNQTSAKVRVFLSYQKPRGKSGNAEEAVVLAPGQEYSWQREANVPQGLFIYRLDMSSQEEKFLDRPVVLVAHPGKVTPILYD; via the coding sequence ATGAGGCTCCGTGTTCGGGCTggaaatttgagaaaatcagatGAAGTACCTGAACATTTATCTTGGTCTGCTTTGTCCGCGGCAGACGGAGAGTCTTTCCAGCAAAAGTTCTTCAACCTTACCCTGAAAGAGGCTGCTTGGGAGGAGTACGATATCATCATTGTTGGCTCTGGTATCGGAGGCGGAATTCTAGCAAACGACCTCTACGACACCAACTCTAGGCTCGGAAAGAACGCGAAGCGGATTCTCCTCCTTGAGAGGGGAGGTCTGGTATTTCATTCTCACTGTTTGAATACTGCTCGTCCTGCTGGATTAGCAAATGATCGTGGCCAACAAAACGATACCTTTTTCAAGCAATTCAAGCGTCAATACTTATTTGAGCCCAAACTTGAGAAGGAGGATGCCGAAATTCCTGGAGATCCGAAACGCGATCCTAAGCAGCAAGACCCCTGGAGTGGTGGTGCCATGTACTGCCTTGGGGGCCGTAGCGCTGCCTGGGGATTGTTTGCGCCTCGCGTCCATGACAGTGTCCTCCGAGATAAATATCACTCCCAAGTTTATCAAGATCTACGCGAACAGTATTACGACAAAGCCGAGCGCCTCATGCTAGTCTCCCTACCGACCACTCGCCGGGCACATCAACACGTAATGGATCGTCTCACTTCGAAATGCCAGGAAGTGGAGCCGAGTGTCCAGTGGCAATGGGGCCGAATCGCGTCAGAATTCAAGGATGACCGTAACTTTGACTTTGCCGAAGGCGCATATTCTACTATTGACAAGATCCTGGAGATTGCTATGAGCCGCCCAAAGACAGACGTTCAGAGTCGCAGCGGAGACGATGTTTTCACCGAGCACAAGTATTTCAAGACTGTCCTCAACGCCGATGTTAGATCATTGAACTTTGACACAAACGGTGCTGTTACGGGTGTAAACGTCAAGGCAGCCAATGGGGAAAATACTACTATCAATGTTAGGAATCCGGGAAAAGGGGTCGAAAACGGAAAGGTCGTACTATGCGCGGGGAGCGTACATTCTCCTGCTATCCTACTTCGAAGCGATCACACCAAAGCTAAAATTCAGGATGGGAAGTATAACGCGCTCCACCTGACCGACCATAAcatccttttcttccaagcTTCATTCCGCTACACCAATCCCGCCCTTAGGGAGGAATTAGGAGCGATGAAGCTACAAACCTATGCCAAAATTGATAATCAAATAGTCCTATTCAACATGTCCATTGATGCGTCCTCATTTCTCCCAAGAGGGAAATCTCCCGATCCAAAGCTCCCGAAATTCATCTTCGTTATTATGTTGCAAGACGAACTTGTCAAAGACAACAGCATCGTACTGGAGAATGATGAACCAAAGATCCGGCTAAACAGGAGGAACATGCCGCTTAGCGAAGAGAAGATGCGTAAATTCATTTTAGCTGCTATGAAGGCCCTCGTTGGCTCAGCTGGACTGGAGTTTGTTGACTTCGAGGACTTGAAAGCGGACTCCAAATTCAACGACGTCAACGACAAAAAATTCCTGAAAAAGATCGATATCGGATACCTCCCGCTCGGGGGTGTGGCGCACGAACTCGGAACGTTGCCCATGGTTAGCAAGCTTGAATCGGACGCGTTCTGCCTTGATTCGAATCTTCGAGTGCGACCTGAAATATGCGATGGAGTTTACGTCTGTGACCTTTCATGCTTCCCTCACTCTCCCGCAGCTAACCCCACACTTACTCTTGCGGCTCTCGCCATTCGTCTCTCTCGCCATCTTAATGAACGACTTCGAGTTAAGGTCCAGGACAATACGCGCGTTTACACCGTTAATCAAACAAGCGCCAAGGTTCGAGTTTTCCTCTCCTATCAGAAACCGCGTGGAAAGAGTGGTAATGCGGAGGAGGCAGTTGTCCTGGCGCCAGGCCAAGAATATTCGTGGCAACGGGAGGCGAATGTGCCTCAGGGACTCTTTATATACAGACTTGATATGAGCTCGCAAGAGGAGAAATTCTTGGATAGACCTGTTGTCCTTGTGGCTCATCCTGGAAAAGTGACACCTATTTTGTACGACTGA
- a CDS encoding GMC oxidoreductase yields the protein MPHPPQFTTSIKGTTTQTGDALLHDMPESNSVPGYGIYRIALVDLVNPACGKHELSRKDDNALAASELSSLSDSPVNKWIVYPVSASEQGIGDFRISSIDGKHVLSWKEEDLSLVPSGSSRTTWNIEAAKGKNGGEIWHYLK from the exons ATGCCGCATCCCCCTCAGTTCACGACCTCGATCAAGGGAACTACTACGCAAACGGGGGACGCC TTGCTTCACGATATGCCTGAGTCCAACTCTGTACCCGGATACGGGATATACCGTATTGCTCTTGTTGACCTAGTCAATCCTGCATGCGGGAAGCACGAGCTATCGAGAAAGGATGATAACGCATTAGCTGCATCTGAGCTATCGAGCCTCTCGGACAGCCCAGTGAATAAG TGGATCGTTTATCCTGTATCTGCTTCTGAACAAGGTATCGGCGATTTTAGAATCTCGAgcattgatggcaaacatGTTTTGTCATGGAAGGAGGAAGATCTTAGCCTGGTACCATCGGGGTCTTCACGCACAACTTGGAACATAGAAGCTGCAAAGGGAAAAAATGGGGGCGAAATTTGGCATTATTTGAAGTAA
- a CDS encoding Retrotransposon-derived protein PEG10 gives MHVTLLISTHFHPTSIILPPILVLDLDRPILALVLRLTYYNLHVPHRFSSLLIILLNRTNCLTYATIPPPAQTQTQTQTIHALPRCPASPRQRPLPSDAKEPHHDDPYIEDDDNADTYPDNPDNPDNPDDPEGVLVEEPPIRVPPDDAKGPPGPPGNDAGAGMPLFDAHPTLRNIYLRTWAQYAFNHATQDSVQAILESHKLALMANAQYLPQPLVKEI, from the exons ATGCATGTCACCTTACTGATCTCGACACATTTCCACCCAACAAGCATTATACTCCCGCCGATTCTTGTTCTAGACCTGGATCGCCCCATCTTGGCTCTTGTTCTAAGACTTACTTATTACAATCTCCACGTACCCCACCGCTTTTCGAGTCTATTGATAATTCTACTCAACCGGACGAATTGCTTGACTTATGCGACAATTCCTCCGCCGGCTCAGACTCAGACTCAGACTCAGACGATCCATGCCTTACCAC GCTGCCCCGCTTCCCCTCGGCAACGACCCCTTCCTTCTGACGCCAAAGAACCCCACCATGACGATCCATACATAGAAGACGACGACAATGCTGATACTTACCCAGACAACCCAGACAACCCAGACAACCCAGACGACCCCGAGGGAGTGCTGGTGGAGGAGCCTCCAATCCGTGTCCCACCAGATGATGCCAAGGGGCCTCCCGGACCTCCGGGCAATGATGCAGGGGCCGGTATGCCTCTATTTGATGCTCACCCAACTCTGCGGAACATCTACTTGCGCACTTGGGCTCAGTATGCATTCAACCACGCAACACAGGACTCTGTCCAAGCAATACTGGAGTCTCACAAATTggcacttatggccaacgCGCAATACCTCCCCCAGCCGCTTGTCAAAGAGATTTGA
- a CDS encoding Transposase family Tnp2 protein, which produces MDHSELMRIYPVCPKPTCGKQYTTEQLYQLPKPRCTWNVGERCPGVLYTERLLADGTIKRSPSKLFPYIPLPAALGRLLSRPGMSELCQHWRNNDNPKDEPTKNPPRPQDPVEWFDDMPANQRFSDISKGWGWRAHATGLTQQFIDGDLTLNADGYQANGGNYTAGGSYTSNGVYIVINNLPYFEWNLFENTILAMVLPGPTEPKDYAFNQMMEPLIDNLISLSNGVDLPVHDAETGEIQDRRVYANLLVLVVDWIARIKCTGHVGATAEENHCPYCKLRACLLSTGRGYDHEGYDLCDPHKHLQDKHQWLRAEWHKRNDIRNETGTTFTELDRLSGFYAFDNAPTDVMHLVDLGLTEAIKTCRRLPTHAQGLKGRVKADQRRLSRLIMIGSYFEAWRVGNSIPDGDIPRGSERSKHYKAQKANAKAFRRRRNHVNDLDGGKLDKVPPWHEFMPLRNPRNCVYNTSTAQFERANQMLINVNKNGHGGGEIEATMAKGFMRCVECYRYINELQLIERPTDDNTATTKLLLQGMRDARNTKFSMVGWTQFWPGTPNFLNKVCTMFAFTGMARRHQKALEFSFIPADPLLLTPTSVGTAFVPVIIQGIYKSTVAVLGEEHKFLAVMVQRFVAPAEPPAFPWNHWDHILGIGAWEYQELQPVEAVPATAFTGLFALSNIEMSYGRFWLTFAMITTRPDNLMDGDNMRVDD; this is translated from the exons ATGGATCACTCAGAGCTCATGAGGATCTATCCTGTGTGTCCCAAGCCAACATGCGGCAAGCAATACACGACGGAGCAACTTTACCAGCTACCCAAACCTCGTTGCACTTGGAACGTTGGAGAACGGTGCCCCGGTGTTCTATACACAGAGCGTTTACTTGCCGATGGTACTATCAAGCGTAGCCCGTCCAAATTGTTTCCTTACATCCCTCTCCCTGCTGCTCTCGGTCGTCTACTGTCCCGCCCTGGTATGTCTGAGCTTTGTCAACACTGGCGTAACAACGACAACCCCAAAGATGAACCAACCAAAAACCCACCAAGACCCCAGGATCCTGTGGAGTGGTTTGATGACATGCCAGCCAACCAACGGTTTTCGGACATCAGCAAGGGATGGGGATGGCGGGCGCATGCGACGGGACTCACCCAACAATTTATTGACGGCGA CCTTACACTTAATGCGGATGG atACCAGGCAAACGGAGGCAATTACACTGCCGGTGGAAGTTATACTTCCAACGGAGTGTATATTGTTATCAATAATCTTCCTTATTTTGAATGGAATTTATTCGAAAACACGATCCTTGCGATGGTACTCCCTGGACCAACGGAGCCTAAGGACTACGCGTTCAACCAAATGATGGAGCCTCTTATAGACAATCTAATTTCTCTGTCTAATG GCGTTGATTTGCCGGTGCACGATGCCGAGACGGGGGAAATTCAAGACCGACGCGTTTACGCAAACTTATTGGTCCTTGTGGTTGATTGGATCGCGCGCATCAAATGTACAGGTCATGTCGGTGCTACTGCGGAGGAAAATCACTGCCCATATTGCAAGCTACGGGCCTGTTTGCTGTCGACTGGGCGAGGCTATGACCATGAAG GCTATGATCTTTGCGATCCACACAAACATTTGCAggataagcaccaatggCTCCGTGCGGAATGGCACAAACGCAATGACATCCGTAATGAGACCGGGACAACGTTTACCGAACTAGACCGGCTCTCCGGTTTCTACGCATTTGATAATGCGCCCACTGATGTAATGCATTTGGTAGATCTTGGGCTCACAGAGGCTATCAAAA CCTGCCG CCGGCTCCCTACCCAT GCTCAAGGGTTGAAGGGACGCGTTAAGGCCGACCAGCGGCGCCTCTCGCGCCTTATCATGATCGGCTCGTATTTTGAGGCCTGGCGTGTGGGCAACTCAATCCCTGATGGGGATATTCCTCGCGGCAGCGAGAGGTCAAAGCATTACAAGGCCCAGAAGGCCAATGCAAAGGCTTTTCGTAGACGTCGGAACCATGTCAACGACTTGGATGGGGGCAAGCTTGACAAAGTGCCTCCTTGGCATGAATTCATGCCATTGCGAAACCCTCGCAATTG TGTTTACAACACTTCAACTGCCCAATTTGAGCGTGCAAACCAAATGCTCATCAACGTCAACAAGAATGGGCATGGAGGTGGAGAAATTGAAGCAACAATGGCAAAGGGGTTTATGCGTTGCGTTGAGTGTTACCGCTAT ATTAACGAATTACAATTGATTGAAAGGCCAACCGACGACAATACGGCAACCACAAAACTTTTATTACAGGGCATGAGAGACGCCCGGAACACGAAGTTCAGCATGGTCGGCTGGACGCAATTCTGGCCGGGGACGCCCAATTTCTTGAACAAG GTCTGCACAATGTTCGCTTTTACGGGTATGGCGCGCCGCCACCAGAAGGCGCTTGAGTTCAGCTTCATCCCAGCCGATCCACTCTTACTTACCCCCACTTCCGTTGGTACGGCGTTCG TACCTGTGATCATTCAGGGTATTTACAAATCGACAGTGGCTGTTCTGGGCGAGGAGCACAAGTTTCTGGCTGTCATGGTTCAGAGATTTGTTGCTCCGGCAGAACCACCAGCCTTCCCATGGAATCATTG GGATCATATTCTTGGAATCGGCGCATGGGAATACCAAGAGCTCCAGCCAGTGGAAGCAGTGCCGGCAACCGCATTTACCGGCCTCTTTGCGCTTTCCAATATCGAGATGTCATACGGGCGCTTTTGGCTTACTTTTGCAATGATAACA ACAAGGCCCGACAACTTGATGGATGGAGACAACATGCGCGTTGATGACTAA